One Tomitella gaofuii DNA segment encodes these proteins:
- a CDS encoding potassium channel family protein yields MTRMTAPVTVLGLGRFGRSLAEELEKRGTEVLGIDADATLVQQVSETLTHAAVADTTDPQVLEQLGVPEFRRAVVGIGTDLEASILTTSVLADFGIPHIWAKATSRQHGKILERVGANHVVLPEHDMGERVAHLVTGRMLDFVAFEEDYAMVKTTAPAVIAGKTLLESDSRRRFGITVVAVKHRGAEFTHASVDTVIEAEDLLIVAGRTRKVEEFAELS; encoded by the coding sequence ATGACACGTATGACCGCGCCGGTGACGGTGCTCGGCCTCGGCCGGTTCGGCAGGTCGCTGGCGGAGGAACTGGAGAAGCGCGGCACCGAGGTGCTCGGCATCGACGCCGACGCGACGCTCGTGCAACAGGTGAGCGAGACGCTGACGCACGCCGCCGTCGCCGACACGACCGACCCGCAGGTGCTGGAACAGCTCGGCGTGCCCGAGTTCCGCAGGGCGGTCGTCGGCATCGGCACCGACCTCGAGGCGAGCATCCTCACCACCTCGGTGCTCGCCGACTTCGGGATACCGCACATCTGGGCGAAGGCCACCAGCCGCCAGCACGGGAAGATCCTCGAGCGCGTCGGCGCCAACCACGTGGTGCTGCCCGAGCACGACATGGGCGAGCGGGTGGCGCACTTGGTCACCGGCCGGATGCTCGACTTCGTCGCCTTCGAGGAGGACTACGCGATGGTGAAGACCACCGCACCCGCGGTCATCGCCGGCAAGACCCTGCTCGAAAGCGACTCGCGGCGCAGGTTCGGGATCACGGTGGTGGCCGTCAAGCACCGGGGCGCGGAGTTCACGCACGCGTCCGTGGATACGGTGATCGAAGCCGAGGACCTGCTCATCGTCGCGGGGCGCACACGGAAGGTCGAGGAGTTCGCGGAACTGAGCTGA
- a CDS encoding TrkH family potassium uptake protein: protein MTRRALGARHPARFVVLGFAGAVAVGTLLLMLPVATADGSAAAPLTALFTATSAVCVTGLVVVDTGGYWSTFGEVVIIGLIQVGGLGIMALASLLGLLVARRMGLKMRLAAQTETKATGLGDSRVVVLGVIRLSLAVEAVIAVLLALRFALHYDEPIGRAAYLGVFHAVSAYNNAGFALWPDSLTRFATDPWILVPISAAIIIGGLGFPVVIEVIRAARRRLRRERRRPHWSLHTKITLITYGTIALLGIVAITAIEWSNPRTLGPLGTPGSLLTGAFSAISPRTAGFNAVDIGEMHPATLLITDVMMFIGGGSAGTAGGIKVTTFALLAFVIITEARGEPTVHVMGRRLAASVQRQAVSVALLGVGAVFASAVALMLLTPYNLNDVLFETTSAFATVGLSTGITADLPGAAQLILIGLMFVGRLGPITFASALALRDRGRRYELPEERPIVG, encoded by the coding sequence GTGACTCGCAGAGCGCTCGGCGCACGACACCCGGCGAGGTTCGTCGTACTCGGATTCGCCGGGGCCGTCGCCGTCGGAACCCTCCTGTTGATGCTGCCGGTCGCGACGGCGGACGGATCCGCGGCCGCCCCGCTCACCGCGCTGTTCACGGCGACGTCCGCGGTGTGCGTCACGGGCCTGGTGGTGGTGGACACCGGCGGATACTGGTCGACGTTCGGCGAGGTCGTGATCATCGGCCTGATCCAGGTCGGCGGCCTCGGCATCATGGCGCTCGCGTCGCTGCTCGGGCTGCTCGTCGCCCGGCGCATGGGCCTGAAGATGCGCCTCGCCGCGCAGACCGAAACCAAGGCGACCGGGCTCGGCGACAGCCGCGTCGTAGTCCTCGGCGTCATCCGGCTCAGCCTCGCCGTCGAGGCCGTCATCGCCGTGCTGCTCGCCCTCCGCTTCGCACTGCACTACGACGAGCCGATCGGCCGGGCCGCCTACCTCGGCGTGTTCCACGCGGTGTCGGCGTACAACAACGCCGGATTCGCGCTGTGGCCGGACAGCCTCACTCGCTTCGCGACGGATCCGTGGATCCTCGTGCCGATCAGCGCGGCGATCATCATCGGCGGGCTCGGGTTCCCGGTCGTCATCGAGGTGATCCGCGCGGCCCGCCGCCGGCTGCGGCGTGAACGGCGCCGTCCCCACTGGTCGCTGCACACCAAGATCACGCTGATCACCTACGGGACGATCGCGCTCCTCGGCATCGTCGCGATCACCGCGATCGAATGGAGCAACCCGCGCACCCTCGGACCGCTCGGCACTCCCGGGTCCTTGTTGACCGGCGCCTTCAGCGCCATCTCGCCGCGCACCGCGGGCTTCAACGCCGTCGACATCGGCGAGATGCACCCGGCGACCCTGCTCATCACCGACGTCATGATGTTCATCGGCGGCGGCAGCGCCGGTACCGCCGGCGGCATCAAGGTGACCACCTTCGCACTGCTAGCGTTCGTCATCATCACGGAGGCCCGCGGCGAGCCGACCGTGCACGTGATGGGCCGCCGCCTCGCGGCGAGCGTGCAGCGCCAGGCCGTGTCCGTGGCGCTGCTCGGCGTCGGCGCGGTGTTCGCGTCCGCGGTGGCGCTCATGCTGCTCACGCCGTACAACCTCAACGACGTGCTGTTCGAGACCACCTCCGCGTTCGCCACGGTGGGCCTGTCCACCGGGATCACCGCCGACCTTCCCGGCGCCGCACAATTGATCCTGATTGGTCTGATGTTCGTCGGCCGGCTCGGCCCGATCACCTTCGCCTCAGCGCTGGCCCTCCGCGACCGCGGGCGCCGCTACGAACTACCCGAGGAGCGACCGATCGTTGGCTGA
- the nadE gene encoding ammonia-dependent NAD(+) synthetase has protein sequence MDRTNELQQTIARELGVRPEIDPAAEIAARIGFLADYLRSTPAHGFVLGISGGQDSTLAGRLCQLAAERLRREGMDDARFVAVRLPYGTQADEDDAQAALRFIAPDEAVTVDIKPGADAVSEAASAALRTPADGSAEQPAGLRDFVRGNVKARMRMVAQYALAGQRGLLVVGTDHAAEAVAGFYTKFGDGAVDLTPLTGLTKRQGAALLRRLGAPPQMWEKVPTADLEDDRPALPDEEALGVAYRDIDDYLEGRPVDDDAAARIEHLYTISRHKRAMPASPLDTWWR, from the coding sequence ATGGACCGCACGAACGAACTTCAGCAGACGATCGCCCGCGAGCTCGGTGTGCGACCCGAGATCGACCCGGCCGCCGAGATCGCGGCGCGCATCGGCTTCCTCGCCGACTATCTGCGGTCGACGCCCGCGCACGGCTTCGTTCTGGGCATCAGCGGCGGCCAAGACAGCACCCTCGCGGGACGCCTGTGCCAGCTGGCGGCGGAACGCCTGCGCCGGGAAGGCATGGATGACGCCCGCTTCGTCGCCGTGCGCCTCCCCTACGGCACGCAGGCGGACGAGGACGACGCGCAGGCGGCGCTGCGGTTCATCGCGCCGGACGAGGCCGTGACTGTGGACATCAAACCCGGCGCGGACGCGGTGTCGGAGGCGGCGTCCGCGGCGCTGCGCACCCCGGCGGACGGTTCCGCGGAACAGCCGGCCGGGCTGCGGGATTTCGTGCGCGGCAACGTCAAGGCCCGGATGCGGATGGTCGCCCAGTACGCGCTCGCCGGGCAGCGCGGCCTGCTCGTGGTGGGCACCGATCACGCGGCCGAGGCCGTCGCCGGCTTCTACACCAAGTTCGGCGACGGCGCGGTGGACCTGACGCCGCTGACCGGCCTGACGAAGCGCCAAGGTGCGGCGCTGCTGCGCAGGCTCGGAGCGCCCCCGCAGATGTGGGAGAAGGTGCCGACGGCCGACCTCGAGGACGACCGCCCCGCCCTGCCCGACGAGGAGGCGCTCGGCGTCGCCTACCGCGACATCGACGACTATCTGGAAGGCCGGCCCGTCGACGACGACGCGGCCGCGCGCATCGAGCACCTATACACGATCAGCCGGCACAAGCGCGCCATGCCGGCGAGCCCGCTCGACACCTGGTGGCGCTGA